From one Rosa rugosa chromosome 4, drRosRugo1.1, whole genome shotgun sequence genomic stretch:
- the LOC133744326 gene encoding uncharacterized protein LOC133744326, which yields MNESLLAPYSMEEVRNALFQMHPSKAPGPDGMSPFFFHKYWDLVGSEVKEVQNMSQLRPISLCNVLYKIASKVLANRLKVLLPAIISPQQSAFVPDRGQEGFLALKLDITKVYDRLEWDFLRKIMLKMGFAAQWVDLIMFCLSTVRYSFLINGIPRGFVTPYRGLRQGDPISPYLFLLCAEGLSTLISHSVANGQWQGLRVCDGAHVISHLLFADDSMLYSNASSQDCILIRNILNVYERASGQKINLQKSSVVFSVSVPSHMRQSLADILDIQVVDKHEKYLGIPTLVGRSKADTFAYIKDTLSKKLTAQQGWRLIQDPESLVGRLLKAIYFPHCNFWDAEVGSAPSYAWRSILNGRDIMQAGIRRHIGDGKSTNVWTDPWLIGEDLTSFYTPRINMVSDLILSPGVWNQVLLQELFPLHITQKILALPLSNHMHDDRWIWSGDKKGGFTIKSAYHIARDRVLGENSGMPNSSAELWNWIWQAPVPRKVKICVWKAASNILPSRSRLSERGIDIDTQCPFCDEEIESPLHASPTTFATLLMVIWATSHNRNAKVWGDAAKLASEVVPLTLGWWEEFKVAHSSSRLASPIQNVRWNKPPIGMIKLNVDAAFSNVCGSVGVGGVFRDFEGSCLGGFRHTLPAASSARHAELVALLVGAQLAISHQLVETNCQDLVQVVAHDSLDHSELGYLLSDLQEALQLASFAQVHHVRRAANIVAHTLAQDAKNRQFFMQLFTVPPPNVVELISIDCNDL from the exons ATGAACGAGTCGTTATTGGCTCCTTATAGTATGGAGGAAGTTCGAAATGCCCTCTTCCAAATGCATCCCTCCAAAGCACCTGGACCGGATGGCAtgtctcctttctttttccataAGTACTGGGATCTTGTGGGGTCAGAG GTGAAAGAAGTACAGAATATGTCACAACTACGACCTATTTCTTTATGCAATGTCCTTTACAAAATAGCTTCGAAGGTGTTGGCTAATAGATTGAAAGTGTTATTACCAGCCATTATCTCACCACAGCAGAGTGCGTTTGTCCCAGACAG AGGCCAGGAAGGATTTTTGGCTCTCAAGTTGGATATTACTAAAGTCTACGACCGTTTGGAGTGGGATTTCCTCAGGAAAATAATGCTCAAAATGGGATTTGCGGCTCAATGGGTGGATTTGATCATGTTCTGTCTTTCCACTGTTCGGTATTCTTTCCTCATTAATGGGATTCCAAGAGGGTTTGTTACTCCTTATCGAGGATTGAGGCAAGGTGATCCAATCTCTCcttatttatttctattatgtGCTGAAGGATTGTCAACCCTTATTTCTCACTCTGTGGCTAATGGTCAGTGGCAAGGGTTGCGCGTTTGTGATGGGGCCCATGTTATTAGTCATTTgctttttgcagatgatagtatGTTGTACTCTAACGCTTCTTCTCAGGACTGCATTTTGATTCGGAATATATTAAATGTCTATGAGAGAGCTTCGGGGCAAAAGATTAACCTGCAAAAGAGTAGTGTGGTATTTAGTGTGAGTGTGCCTTCCCATATGCGGCAATCATTGGCTGACATTCTCGACATTCAGGTAGTGGACAAGCATGAGAAATATCTTGGCATTCCTACTTTGGTAGGTAGATCGAAAGCTGACACTTTTGCTTATATCAAAGATACTTTGTCAAAGAAGCTTACAG CTCAACAAGGATGGCGTCTAATTCAAGATCCTGAGTCTTTGGTTGGTAGGCTGTTGAAGGCAATCTATTTTCCCCATTGTAATTTTTGGGACGCGGAGGTTGGTTCAGCTCCATCTTATGCTTGGCGGAGCATTCTAAATGGTAGAGATATTATGCAGGCCGGTATTCGGCGTCATATTGGGGATGGTAAGTCCACCAATGTGTGGACTGATCCTTGGTTGATAGGGGAGGATTTGACTTCTTTCTATACTCCTAGAATTAATATGGTTTCAGACCTTATTTTATCTCCAGGTGTTTGGAACCAGGTTTTACTACAGGAGCTCTTCCCATTACATATTACACAAAAGATCTTGGCTCTTCCGCTTAGTAATCATATGCATGATGATCGGTGGATTTGGTCTGGTGATAAGAAGGGAGGCTTCACCATCAAATCCGCCTACCATATAGCACGGGATAGAGTTTTGGGTGAGAATTCTGGCATGCCTAACTCTAGTGCTGAGCTTTGGAACTGGATTTGGCAAGCCCCGGTCCCGAGGAAGGTTAAAATTTGTGTGTGGAAGGCGGCGTCCAATATTCTTCCATCTCGGAGTCGGCTAAGTGAGAGGGGTATAGACATTGATACCCAATGCCCATTCTGCGACGAAGAAATTGAGTCCCCTCTACATGCA TCCCCTACTACCTTTGCTACTTTGTTGATGGTGATTTGGGCAACTTCGCATAATCGAAACGCGAAAGTATGGGGAGATGCAGCTAAGTTAGCTTCGGAAGTTGTGCCACTTACTCTAGGATGGTGGGAGGAGTTTAAGGTTGCTCATTCATCTTCTCGCCTTGCATCTCCAATACAGAATGTTAGATGGAACAAGCCTCCTATAGGTATGATCAAACTAAATGTGGATGCggcttttagcaatgtgtgtGGGAGTGTAGGTGTTGGGGGTGTGTTTCGAGACTTTGAAGGCTCTTGTTTGGGAGGTTTTCGCCACACACTCCCTGCAGCTTCTTCCGCTCGGCATGCGGAACTGGTAGCGCTGCTGGTGGGCGCCCAGCTAGCTATCTCTCATCAATTAGTGGAAACTAATTGTCAAGACTTGGTACAAGTTGTGGCGCATGATTCCCTTGATCATTCGGAGCTGGGCTACCTCTTAAGTGACCTTCAAGAGGCCCTGCAGCTAGCATCCTTTGCGCAGGTTCACCATGTGCGCCGAGCAGCAAACATAGTGGCTCATACTTTAGCACAAGATGCTAAAAATAGACAGTTTTTTATGCAGCTCTTTACTGTACCTCCTCCAAATGTGGTGGAGCTTATATCCATTGATTGTAATGACTTGTAA
- the LOC133742530 gene encoding disease resistance protein RUN1-like, translating into MQPSSSSSSPPVPSPSVPPSPWDPLKYRTSYDVFLSFRGEDTRRTFTDHLYAALDRAGVVTFRDAEGLRWGENIAEKLMQIIEECRISLIVFSDKYADSRWCLEELVEIMECRRTRRQLAFPIFYHVDPSHVRNQTGSFAHAFQKYEAKMLSEKQEEIRDKIARWRAALREAANLVGFDIADRHEAEFINSIVDEICKQLTNTYLNLAVYPVAIHSRVDDISKCLGVGLDDDVRMVGIWGMGGIGKTTVAKAIYNKFYHDFDSRCFLADVRETAKDSNGKIVLQERFLSDVLKPIKIVVGDVSRGVNVIKERLGSKKVLVIFDDVDHEDQLHALAISRDSFGPGSRLIITTRDRHLLELLQVDTIHLAQEMNEEEALELFSWHAFQNISPNVDYIELSRRLVAYCGGLPLALEVLGSFLFGRSIGDWNSTLKKLEKIPDGRIQSRLRISFDAIDESQRNIFLHICCFFIGMDKNYVIQILNSYGFPAEIEISVLLQRCLVTVSEKNKLMMHDLLRDMGREVVREESPKRPERRSRLWHQEDVTDVLTDESGTEETEGLTLNLQRSDSMSFSTEAFRNMKRLKLLQLNHVKLTGDCDKFPKKLSWLCLRGFSAQVIRNEFLNEPYLVSLDLRYSNLVQVWEDSRV; encoded by the exons ATGCAGCCATCGTCATCATCCTCATCGCCGCCGGTGCCGTCGCCATCGGTGCCACCATCCCCATGGGATCCCTTAAAATACCGGACGTCCTACGACGTGTTCTTGAGCTTCAGAGGTGAAGACACACGAAGGACCTTCACGGACCACCTCTACGCGGCACTAGATCGTGCCGGAGTCGTGACGTTTAGGGATGCCGAGGGACTAAGATGGGGAGAAAACATAGCGGAGAAATTAATGCAGATAATCGAAGAGTGTAGGATCTCTCTCATAGTCTTCTCAGACAAGTACGCGGATTCGAGATGGTGTCTCGAGGAGCTGGTGGAGATCATGGAGTGTAGAAGAACACGAAGGCAACTGGCTTTCCCCATATTCTATCATGTTGATCCTTCACATGTCAGAAACCAGACCGGTAGCTTTGCTCATGCGTTTCAGAAATATGAAG CAAAGATGCTCTcagaaaaacaagaagaaattaGAGATAAGATAGCCAGGTGGAGAGCTGCTCTCAGAGAAGCGGCGAATTTGGTTGGCTTCGATATTGCTGATAG ACATGAAGCAGAGTTTATCAATAGCATTGTTGACGAGATATGCAAACAGCTGACCAACACATACTTGAATTTAGCTGTCTACCCAGTTGCAATACATTCTCGTGTTGATGATATTAGTAAGTGTTTAGGTGTTGGATTAGATGATGATGTTCGCATGGTTGGAATTTGGGGTATGGGTGGAATCGGCAAAACAACAGTTGCCAAAGCCATCTATAACAAATTTTATCATGACTTTGACAGTAGATGTTTCCTAGCAGATGTTAGGGAGACTGCAAAGGACTCAAATGGTAAGATTGTTCTGCAAGAAAGATTTCTTTCTGATGTCTTAAAACCAATCAAGATTGTGGTAGGTGATGTTTCCAGAGGGGTCAATGTAATAAAAGAACGACTTGGAAGCAAAAAGGTACTTGTCATTTTTGATGATGTAGATCATGAGGACCAATTGCATGCATTGGCTATAAGCCGTGATTCCTTTGGTCCGGGAAGTAGACTTATTATAACAACAAGAGATCGACATTTGCTAGAGCTACTGCAAGTGGATACAATACATCTAGCTCAAGaaatgaatgaagaagaagctctTGAGCTCTTCAGTTGGCATGCCTTTCAAAATATTTCTCCTAATGTAGACTATATCGAACTCTCAAGAAGATTGGTTGCTTACTGTGGAGGTTTACCACTGGCTCTTGAAGTTTTAGGGTCTTTCCTCTTTGGAAGGAGCATAGGAGATTGGAATAGCACACTGAAGAAATTGGAAAAAATTCCTGATGGCAGAATTCAGTCAAGGCTCAGAATAAGCTTTGATGCAATTGATGAGAGCCAGAGGAACATATTCCTCCATATATGTTGTTTCTTCATCGGAATGGACAAGAACTACGTCATACAAATCCTCAACAGCTATGGTTTTCCAGCAGAAATAGAAATCAGTGTCCTGCTCCAACGTTGCCTTGTAACTGTTAGTGAGAAAAACAAGCTCATGATGCATGATTTGCTTCGAGACATGGGCAGAGAAGTTGTTCGTGAAGAATCCCCAAAGCGCCCTGAAAGACGTAGCAGATTGTGGCATCAGGAAGACGTAACAGATGTATTGACAGATGAATCT GGAACTGAAGAGACTGAAGGACTCACTCTAAATTTGCAAAGATCTGACAGCATGAGTTTCAGTACAGAAGCATTTAGAAACATGAAGAGACTGAAATTGCTCCAACTCAACCATGTAAAACTCACTGGAGACTGCGACAAGTTTCCCAAAAAGCTAAGCTGGCTCTGCTTGCGAGGATTCTCTGCACAGGTCATACGAAATGAGTTTCTTAATGAACCATACCTGGTTTCTCTCGACCTGCGGTACAGCAATCTGGTACAAGTTTGGGAGGATTCCAGGGTATAG
- the LOC133706797 gene encoding uncharacterized protein LOC133706797 — translation MLKDLPEDFYKLRCFRTLVLSGCSRFENLSQDIGNMISLKTLVICGTSISEVPSSVDCLRNLDFSSRQGLSGLKRCDQTSRPRLSLWGFLYEFRFWFLFAILVVWYLWETAQRGEVRGASSVGVSEDNLETPKTPPKSEDEGGVCGRASEDNLETSKTPPKNEDNLETPDEEWLSLRREDNLETPPKSEDNLETPKILVSLFGW, via the coding sequence ATGCTCAAGGACCTTCCGGAGGACTTCTATAAGTTGCGTTGTTTTAGGACTCTTGTTCTTTCTGGCTGTTCGAGatttgagaatttgagccagGATATAGGAAATATGATTTCTTTGAAAACTCTTGTTATATGTGGTACTAGCATAAGTGAAGTACCATCCTCCGTAGATTGCCTTCGGAACTTGGACTTTTCATCTCGACAAGGCCTGAGTGGACTAAAACGATGTGACCAGACATCAAGGCCTAGGCTGAGTTTGTGGGGGTTTTTATACGAATTTcgtttttggtttttatttgcTATTTTGGTTGTTTGGTATCTTTGGGAGACGGCACAAAGGGGGGAGGTGAGGGGGGCTTCTTCGGTGGGGGTCAGTGAGGATAATTTGGAAACCCCAAAGACCCCACCAAAGAGTGAGGATGAGGGGGGCGTCTGCGGTAGGGCCAGTGAAGATAATTTGGAGACCTCAAAGACCCCACCGAAGAATGAGGATAATTTAGAGACTCCCGATGAAGAGTGGCTGAGTCTCCGCCGTGAGGATAATTTGGAGACCCCACCGAAGAGTGAGGATAATTTAGAGACCCCAAAGATACTAGTCTCACTCTTCGGGTGGTAG
- the LOC133744325 gene encoding uncharacterized protein LOC133744325, translated as MNAFRQALLDYNLADLGAAGGPFTWSDAHTKERLDRVVGSLKWQGTFGFSRVVNLPPSRSNHVPMLLEVRTEQIVHHRGRRRFRFEEMWCSHESFTQVVEEAWAVPQNGSPIVQVCRKIKDTGKTLLDWDITTFNSRREELDSVRCRLDLLLQKPFDSGDQAEKLQLSRRLSELTSIDETYWCQRSQAIWLKDGDRNSKFFHRRASNRKQKNKIKGLFDDNGVWQTSSNGIEDVVMKYFQQVYASQALDVRA; from the coding sequence ATGAATGCATTTCGCCAAGCTTTGCTAGACTACAATCTTGCAGACCTGGGGGCGGCTGGAGGACCCTTCACATGGAGTGATGCCCACACAAAGGAGAGGTTGGATCGGGTTGTTGGTTCCTTAAAGTGGCAAGGGACTTTTGGCTTTTCAAGGGTAGTTAACCTGCCCCCTAGCAGATCTAACCACGTTCCTATGCTTCTGGAGGTCCGAACGGAACAGATTGTGCATCATAGAGGCAGGAGGCGGTTTAGATTCGAAGAAATGTGGTGTTCCCATGAATCTTTTACCCAGGTTGTGGAGGAGGCTTGGGCAGTACCCCAGAATGGGAGCCCGATAGTGCAAGTGTGTCGAAAGATAAAGGATACGGGAAAGACGTTGTTGGATTGGGACATAACTACTTTCAACAGTAGGAGGGAAGAGTTGGATTCGGTCCGATGCCGATTGGATTTGCTGTTGCAGAAGCCTTTTGACTCGGGTGACCAAGCTGAAAAGCTCCAATTATCTCGGCGATTGAGTGAGTTGACGTCCATTGATGAAACTTATTGGTGTCAACGTTCACAAGCAATTTGGCTTAAAGATGGAGATAGGAATTCCAAATTTTTCCACCGAAGAGCCTCGAATCGTAAGCAGAAGAATAAGATTAAAGGTTTGTTTGATGATAATGGGGTATGGCAGACTTCCTCTAATGGCATTGAAGACGTGGTTATGAAATACTTCCAGCAGGTTTATGCTAGTCAGGCACTAGATGTTAGAGCTTAA
- the LOC133744100 gene encoding RNA polymerase II C-terminal domain phosphatase-like 4 — MSLAESPLHSSSSDAFAGLLERELESGSSEPSPEEEDEEDKEADDVESESRIKRRKGDNLESVEETNGSTSQGLSEQNSEASATEDMCAHPGSFGDMCFLCGQRLIEQSGVTFGYIHKGLRLNNDEIDRLRNTDIKKSLNNKKLYLVLDLDHTLLNSTQLNHMTAEEKNLMSPPDSLPVWYFHMC; from the exons ATGAGTCTTGCCGAGTCTCCACTACACTCTTCTAGCAGTGATGCCTTTGCTGGGTTGCTTGAGAGAGAACTGGAGTCCGGTTCTTCCGAGCCATCaccagaggaagaagatgaagaagataaaGAAGCTGATGATGTTGAAAGTGAGAGCAG GATAAAAAGGCGTAAGGGAGATAATTTGGAAAGCGTAGAGGAAACTAATGGGTCGACTTCCCAAGGACTTTCAGAACAAAATTCAG AAGCATCTGCAACGGAGGATATGTGTGCACATCCTGGGTCATTTGGAGATATGTGTTTTCTTTGTGGCCAGAGGTTGATTGAGCAGTCTGGTGTGACATTTGGGTACATACACAAG GGATTGAGGCTTAATAATGATGAAATCGACCGGTTACGCAACACAGACATTAAGAAATCGCTAAATAATAAGAAACTTTATTTGGTACTGGATCTTGATCATACACTGCTAAATTCCACCCAGCTGAATCATATGAcggcagaagaaaaaaatttgatGAGCCCACCAGATTCGCTGCCAG TATGGTACTTTCATATGTGTTGA